The DNA region GCAGTGGGCTCAGGTGCGGATGCCGAGGGCATCGAGCGCGCGGGCCAGCTCCCGTGGCATGGCATCACTCTCGGCGTGGTTGCGTGCTGCGGCGGCCTTCAGGGCGTCGAAGCTTTCGCGCAGGGCGGCCTTCTCCGCGCCCTGGCAATCATTCCACGGCCGACCCTGCAATCCCATGTGAAGCACGTAATACCCGATGAAATGGGGCCGCTCGCCCGCGGCGAGGAGCCGGGCATAGGCGGCATCCGCGCCAAGCGCGCGGATTTCTTCGGCGCTGTGAATGCCCGCCCGCGCGAATTGGGCGACCGCCGCAGGGTCGAGATTGCGGATGCTGTTGACCGGAGCCATGGGCGCAGCTTAGGCGCGCGCGGACCCGATGCAAATGCCGCACGCGCTGCTAGAGCGCGGCCCAATCCGTGAACTGGAAGCTCTGCTGGGGCGCCTTGGGCGTGTCCGTGTCGCTTTGGGAGTTGGTCTTTGTGGGCGCGGGCCGCTTTTGCGGGGCCGCAGCCGGCTGAGGGGTGGGTCTTTGGGCCGCCATGGGCGCCTCCGTCGCGTTGTCCCCCCTGGATTTCGCGTTTTGTGGCCGGGCGTTTGCCCTTCCGAGAAGAATGCTCGGGGAATTTGGCGTTTTTGTGGCTGCCTCGCGGGTGTTTTGCGCCCTGCGAACCGTAAAAAACGGGGGCGAAATATGTCCTGTAACACATGCGAGTTCACGAGAATGTTATTAGGTCAACGCCTCGGTCTGCATTTGATCCCTGATAAGGCATTGAAAACGAATGGAGAAAAAATCAATCCGAAAGCCTACACAGCGAATGGCGCTCCAAATTTTTTCTCGGACTCTTGGAACGTGACCAGCCTCGACCCGTTGTCACCCCACAGCGAGGCACACTGCCCCGCTCCGACCAAACCGACCAGAAAGGATATTTCATGTTCCGTAAGATCGCAATCGCTGCCACCACCGCAACGCTTCTCGGCTCCGCCGCAGCAGCCAACGAATTTGGTATCCTCGACGGTGTCGAAGAAGGCGCACAGTTCTACGATGTGCCGCTCGCAACGCTCGACGCTGCAGGCATGGTGCAGATTGAAGACCAAGACGGCACCGTGCTCGGTTCGGCCGACGCAGCCGCAGGCCCGAACACCGACCTGCGCATCGAGTTTGAGACGCCGGTCATGGCCGGTGGCGAGCTCGTCGCCAAGATCATCGTGGACGGCGAAGTCGTCGACATGGAAATGATCGAAGTCGACGGGTAAAACCATTGATTTGACGGAGAAGGGGCTGCCTTGCGCGGCCCCTTTTCTTTTGCGCGGGTCAGTGCGCCTTGAGCGCGATCGTCTGCCCGCAGGCTGCGGCTGCATCTTCCGCGTCGTGGGTGACCATGAGTACCGGCAGCTGTGCGGCACGCGCCCGATCGAAGACCAGCGCCCGCATCCGGACCCGCAGATCGGCGTCGAGCCGGGAAAACGGCTCGTCGAGGAGCAGCGCCTCGGGCTCGGCCAGGAGCATCCGCATGAGAGCCACCCGCGCGCGTTGACCTCCGGAGAGTGTAGCAGGATCGCGCGCTTCGAACCCGGCGAGGTCGATCTCGGCGAGGGCGTCGGCGATGCGGTTCTTCCGGTCCCGCGTGCCCCGCGGCAGGCCAAAGCCGATATTCTGCCCCACCGAAAGATGCGGAAAGAGCAGGTGATCCTGGAAGAGGATGCCCACGCGCCGCGCCTGCGGCGGCAAGCCATTCAGGATGCGGCCATTGAGGCGGATGGTTCCGGCGCAGCGGAAATTTGCAGAAAGCGTCCCGGTGATGGCGGCCAGAAGCGTGGATTTCCCCACGCCCGATGGCCCCATGATCGACAGCACATCGCCCGGACCCACACGGGCATCGACCCCGAGCAGCACCTTGCCGCCCTGCTGGGTGATTTCCACGCCCTCGAGCGCGAGCCCCTCAGTCATGGCGCAGGCCCGTCCTGTTGCGGAAGACGAGGCGGGGCAGGAGGAGCGCCGCGGCGAAGGGCAGCCAGGCCGCAGCGGTGAGTGCGAGCGTCCAGACCCCGATGGCGCGCCGATCCCCGCCGGAGGAAAGCGCGATGGCCTCCGTCGTCAGCGTGGTGATCCGTCCGCCCGAGGCCAATAGCGTTGGCAGGTACTGGCCCACCGAGACCGCCATGCCCACGGCGAAGGCCGTGAGGATCGGGGCGAGGAGCATCGGCAGCCGCAGGCGCCAGAGCACGCCCTCCCGGCCCGCGCCCATGGCATGGGCGAGCGTGGCATAGCGGGTATCCCAGGCACGGAAGGGGCCCGCGAGGGCGAGAA from Pseudomonadota bacterium includes:
- a CDS encoding ATP-binding cassette domain-containing protein, whose product is MTEGLALEGVEITQQGGKVLLGVDARVGPGDVLSIMGPSGVGKSTLLAAITGTLSANFRCAGTIRLNGRILNGLPPQARRVGILFQDHLLFPHLSVGQNIGFGLPRGTRDRKNRIADALAEIDLAGFEARDPATLSGGQRARVALMRMLLAEPEALLLDEPFSRLDADLRVRMRALVFDRARAAQLPVLMVTHDAEDAAAACGQTIALKAH
- a CDS encoding TfoX/Sxy family DNA transformation protein, encoding MAPVNSIRNLDPAAVAQFARAGIHSAEEIRALGADAAYARLLAAGERPHFIGYYVLHMGLQGRPWNDCQGAEKAALRESFDALKAAAARNHAESDAMPRELARALDALGIRT